The Mercurialis annua linkage group LG2, ddMerAnnu1.2, whole genome shotgun sequence genome contains a region encoding:
- the LOC126668798 gene encoding probable acyl-[acyl-carrier-protein]--UDP-N-acetylglucosamine O-acyltransferase, mitochondrial isoform X1 — protein MNLNSLVKIRKPRFFLPLRRSILSFFSYSLNSKSTEAASQLINPTVVHPAAIVHPNALIGEGVNIGPFCTVGSSAKLGNGCQLHPGSHVFGNTELGEHCVLMTGAVVGDNLAAGHTKIGDNNVIGHHAVVGVKCQDMKYKLGDECFLEIGNNNDIREYASVHLSSKSNDQTIIGNKNLIMGSCHIAHDCSIGNNNIFANGTLLAGHVVVEDYTHTAGGIVVHQFCHIGSFSFIGGGSVVTQDVPKYALVAGERAELRGLNLEGLRRNGFSATQIRSLRMAYRRIFMPTDANSAHFEERLVEVEQDEELGNDPVVGSMVQSIRDSFAQNRRGICKFRHFSCS, from the exons ATGAATTTGAATTCTCTCGTCAAAATCCGAAAACCTCGTTTTTTTCTTCCTCTCCGTCGATCAATTTTGTCATTCTTCTCAT ATTCTTTAAACAGTAAAAGCACTGAAGCAGCTTCACAGCTCATAAACCCTACCGTCGTTCACCCTGCCGCTATCGTTCATCCAAATGCCCTAATCGGCGAG GGAGTTAATATTGGACCGTTCTGCACCGTTGGATCATCTGCTAAGCTAGGGAACGGTTGTCAATTGCATCCTGGTAGTCATGTTTTTGGTAATACAGAGTTAGGGGAGCATTGTGTTCTGATGAC TGGTGCTGTGGTTGGTGATAATCTTGCTGCTGGACATACTAAAATCGGAGATAATAACGTAATCGGTCATCATGCTGTTGTTGGTGTTAAATGTCAAGATATGAAATACAAG CTAGGTGATGAATGCTTTCTTGAAATTGGGAATAACAACGACATTAGAGAGTATGCTTCAGTACACCTATCTTCAAAGTCAAATGACCAAACG ATCATTGGAAATAAAAATCTTATCATGGGGTCTTGTCATATTGCGCATGATTGCAGCATTGGCAACAATAACATTTTTGCTAATGGTACTCTTCTAGCTGGCCATGTTGTTGTGGAA GATTATACTCACACTGCTGGCGGTATTGTTGTTCATCAATTTTGCCACATTggttcattttctttcattggTGGTGGGTCTGTG GTTACTCAAGATGTCCCTAAGTATGCACTGGTGGCTGGTGAAAGAGCTGAGCTTCGTGGCCTAAATTTGGAGGGTCTTCGGCGAAATGGATTCTCAGCCACACAG ATCCGGAGTCTGAGAATGGCGTACAGAAGGATATTCATGCCTACTGATGCTAATTCTGCACATTTTGAAGAACGTCTTGTGGAAGTG GAACAAGATGAAGAATTGGGTAATGATCCTGTTGTAGGCTCCATGGTTCAGTCTATTCGTGATTCTTTTGCACAAAATCGCCGTGGAATATGCAAGTTCAGACATTTTAGTTGCTCTTGA
- the LOC126668798 gene encoding probable acyl-[acyl-carrier-protein]--UDP-N-acetylglucosamine O-acyltransferase, mitochondrial isoform X2 codes for MNLNSLVKIRKPRFFLPLRRSILSFFSYSLNSKSTEAASQLINPTVVHPAAIVHPNALIGEGVNIGPFCTVGSSAKLGNGCQLHPGSHVFGNTELGEHCVLMTGAVVGDNLAAGHTKIGDNNVIGHHAVVGVKCQDMKYKLGDECFLEIGNNNDIREYASVHLSSKSNDQTIIGNKNLIMGSCHIAHDCSIGNNNIFANGTLLAGHVVVEDYTHTAGGIVVHQFCHIGSFSFIGGGSVVTQDVPKYALVAGERAELRGLNLEGLRRNGFSATQIQVVNVRLS; via the exons ATGAATTTGAATTCTCTCGTCAAAATCCGAAAACCTCGTTTTTTTCTTCCTCTCCGTCGATCAATTTTGTCATTCTTCTCAT ATTCTTTAAACAGTAAAAGCACTGAAGCAGCTTCACAGCTCATAAACCCTACCGTCGTTCACCCTGCCGCTATCGTTCATCCAAATGCCCTAATCGGCGAG GGAGTTAATATTGGACCGTTCTGCACCGTTGGATCATCTGCTAAGCTAGGGAACGGTTGTCAATTGCATCCTGGTAGTCATGTTTTTGGTAATACAGAGTTAGGGGAGCATTGTGTTCTGATGAC TGGTGCTGTGGTTGGTGATAATCTTGCTGCTGGACATACTAAAATCGGAGATAATAACGTAATCGGTCATCATGCTGTTGTTGGTGTTAAATGTCAAGATATGAAATACAAG CTAGGTGATGAATGCTTTCTTGAAATTGGGAATAACAACGACATTAGAGAGTATGCTTCAGTACACCTATCTTCAAAGTCAAATGACCAAACG ATCATTGGAAATAAAAATCTTATCATGGGGTCTTGTCATATTGCGCATGATTGCAGCATTGGCAACAATAACATTTTTGCTAATGGTACTCTTCTAGCTGGCCATGTTGTTGTGGAA GATTATACTCACACTGCTGGCGGTATTGTTGTTCATCAATTTTGCCACATTggttcattttctttcattggTGGTGGGTCTGTG GTTACTCAAGATGTCCCTAAGTATGCACTGGTGGCTGGTGAAAGAGCTGAGCTTCGTGGCCTAAATTTGGAGGGTCTTCGGCGAAATGGATTCTCAGCCACACAG ATCCAAGTTGTAAATGTGCGGCTATCATGA
- the LOC126668797 gene encoding inactive protein kinase SELMODRAFT_444075 — MRGGSDVAVVGKFVVVAVKAAKELSRRALVWALTHVAQPGDCIKLLVVLPTQSSGSKKVWGFSKFTSDCTNGKSLSGTKLDQRDDISNSCSVMLSHLHDVYDPDKIKIRVKIVASSSCGVVATEAKKVQSNWVILDKHLKHERKYCMEELQCNVVVMKRSQPKVLRLNLIGSPTTQPEYLSWPLPTDIEASSKDFNRKFDQPDVLRGPYVTPVSSPDHESSATTTDIGASSMSSSDPGTSPFFLSGIYGSQKKEHLLFTDENQSLYESESESDAESDKQARSSTRLYFQPWMDDYTSSSGELTKGLLDGHQRSKNTALTITYKGLLENLSKLDLEPDIGVLNCRIDLNVSRSVREAISLSTHVPPGPPPLCSVCRHKSPAFGNPPKWFSYIELEHATDGFSGQNFLAEGGFGSVHRGVLSNGQVIAVKQHKLASSQGDREFCSEVEVLSCAQHRNVVTLIGFCVEDGRRLLVYEYICNGSLDLHLFGHNRDPLIWSARKKIAAGAARGLRYLHEECRVGCIVHRDMRPNNILITHDFEPLVGDFGLARWQPNGDMGVETRIIGTFGYLAPEYAQSGQITEKADVYSFGVVLLELVTGRKAIDLKRPKGQQCLTEWARPLLEKQAIHELVDPRLRNCYSEEEVHHMLQCASLCLRRDSHLRPRISQVLRMLEDDMV; from the exons ATGAGAGGTGGTTCAGATGTGGCGGTGGTCGGAAAATTTGTGGTGGTGGCAGTTAAGGCGGCAAAGGAGCTTTCAAGAAGAGCTTTAGTTTGGGCTTTGACTCATGTTGCTCAACCTGGTGACTGTATTAAGCTCCTGGTGGTTCTCCCTACTCAATCCTCAG GTAGTAAAAAGGTATGGGGTTTCTCAAAGTTCACCAGTGACTGCACCAATGGAAAATCTCTATCAGGAACCAAGTTAGATCAGAGAGATGATATTTCAAATTCATGCTCTGTTATGTTGAGCCATCTCCATGATGTTTATGATCCTGATAAG ATAAAAATCAGGGTAAAAATTGTTGCTAGTTCATCATGTGGAGTGGTGGCTACTGAAGCCAAGAAGGTTCAATCAAATTGGGTTATATTGGACAA ACATTTGAAACATGAGAGGAAATACTGCATGGAAGAGCTACAATGTAATGTAGTGGTTATGAAACGGTCTCAGCCGAAGGTGCTTCGCCTGAATTTAATTGGTTCTCCAACGACGCAACCTGAATATTTATCTTGGCCTTTGCCGACTGATATAGAAGCGTCTTCGAAGGACTTTAACAGAAAGTTTGACCAGCCTGATGTACTAAGGGGGCCATATGTAACTCCTGTAAGTAGTCCGGATCACGAATCATCAGCGACTACTACAGATATTGGAGCATCATCAATGTCAAGCTCAGATCCAGGGACTTCCCCTTTTTTCCTCTCCGGAATTTATGGGAGCCAGAAGAAAGAGCATTTATTGTTCACCGATGAAAATCAAAGTCTATATGAATCTGAATCTGAATCTGATGCAGAAAGCGACAAGCAGGCTCGTAGCTCCACAAGATTATATTTCCAGCCATGGATGGACGATTATACGAGCTCTAGTGGTGAGCTTACAAAAGGTTTGCTTGATGGTCATCAAAGATCCAAGAACACAGCTCTAACAATTACATACAAAGGCTTGCTGGAGAATCTATCTAAGTTAGATCTAGAACCTGATATCGGTGTCCTGAACTGCAGAATTGATCTGAATGTAAGCAGAAGTGTAAGGGAAGCAATTTCTTTGTCTACACATGTTCCTCCGGGTCCTCCTCCATTATGTTCAGTCTGTCGTCATAAGTCTCCTGCTTTTGGAAATCCTCCTAAGTGGTTTAGTTATATTGAACTTGAACACGCTACAGATGGTTTTTCAGGACAAAATTTCTTGGCTGAAGGTGGTTTTGGTTCTGTACACCGAGGCGTCTTGTCAAATGGCCAAGTGATTGCTGTCAAGCAACACAAATTGGCCAGTTCGCAAGGTGATCGAGAGTTTTGCTCAGAAGTTGAGGTTCTGAGCTGTGCACAACATCGTAATGTTGTGACATTGATTGGATTCTGTGTGGAGGACGGAAGAAGATTGCTAGTTTACGAATACATTTGCAATGGATCTTTAGATTTGCACCTCTTTG GACATAATCGAGATCCATTAATATGGTCTGCGAGAAAAAAGATTGCTGCTGGAGCAGCTAGAGGGTTGAGATATCTTCATGAAGAATGCAGAGTGGGGTGTATTGTGCATCGCGATATGAGGCCTAACAATATTCTCATAACCCATGATTTTGAACCATTG GTTGGTGACTTTGGACTGGCGAGGTGGCAACCAAATGGAGACATGGGAGTCGAAACAAGAATAATTGGAACATTCGG GTATTTGGCTCCAGAATATGCTCAAAGTGGCCAAATCACAGAAAAAGCTGATGTTTATTCTTTTGGAGTAGTATTGCTGGAGCTAGTTACAGGACGGAAAGCTATTGATTTAAAACGGCCTAAGGGCCAGCAGTGCCTAACCGAATGG GCACGTCCGCTCCTAGAAAAGCAAGCGATTCACGAACTGGTTGACCCACGCTTAAGAAATTGCTACTCCGAAGAAGAGGTGCATCACATGCTGCAATGTGCCTCACTATGCCTCCGTCGCGACTCTCATTTGAGGCCCCGTATATCTCAG GTGCTAAGGATGCTGGAAGATGACATGGTTTAA